A genomic region of Candidatus Pseudomonas phytovorans contains the following coding sequences:
- a CDS encoding chemotaxis protein CheA: MSFGADEEILQDFLVEAGEILELLSEQLVELESRPDDADLLNAIFRGFHTVKGGAGFLQLNELVECCHIAENVFDILRKGERRVDAELMDVVLEALDTVNSMFGQVRERTDVTPATPELLAALSRLAEPGAAEVAQAPVAVAPVAEAAVAAVAPADDQDITDSEFEQLLDSLDAVKAQAAVDEQMQGETASGQGDEITDAEFESLLDQLHGKGQFSVEAAVQPVAVPAEAVSDEITDEEFESLLDQLHGKGTFQADVLPAGKAPAPVAVESSATSDEISEHEFEALLDQLHGKGKFGGDVAAVEAPAAAKVQAPAQVESQPLARPAAVAPVAAAASKPAPAPRAPAPVAEKHAASEAETTVRVDTARLDEIMNMVGELVLVRNRLVRLGLNSGDEAMSKAVSNLDVVTADLQTAVMKTRMQPIKKVFGRFPRLVRDLARQLKKEINLELVGEETDLDKNLVEALADPLVHLVRNAVDHGIEMPDERDASGKARTGRVVLSAEQEGDHILLSISDDGKGMDPNILRAKAVEKGLMDKDAADRLSESDCYNLIFAPGFSTKTEISDVSGRGVGMDVVKTKISQLNGSINIYSAKGQGSKIVIKVPLTLAIMPTLMVMLGNQAFAFPLVNVNEIFHLDLSRTNVVDGQEVVIVRDKALPLFYLKRWLVQGQVHEEQHEGHVVILSVGTQRIGFVVDQLVGQEEVVIKPLGKMLQGTPGMSGATITGDGRIALILDVPSMLKRYAARRI; the protein is encoded by the coding sequence ATGAGCTTCGGCGCCGATGAAGAAATCCTTCAGGATTTCCTGGTAGAAGCCGGCGAAATTCTTGAGCTACTGTCCGAGCAACTGGTCGAGCTGGAAAGCCGACCCGATGATGCCGACCTGCTCAATGCGATCTTTCGCGGTTTCCACACTGTAAAAGGGGGCGCCGGCTTCCTCCAGCTGAACGAGCTGGTGGAGTGCTGCCATATCGCCGAGAACGTCTTCGACATCCTGCGCAAAGGTGAGCGCCGGGTCGACGCCGAACTGATGGACGTGGTGCTTGAGGCACTGGATACCGTCAACAGCATGTTTGGCCAGGTGCGCGAGCGCACCGACGTCACCCCGGCCACCCCTGAACTGCTGGCGGCCCTGTCGCGTCTGGCCGAACCCGGTGCTGCCGAGGTTGCCCAAGCGCCTGTCGCTGTGGCACCGGTAGCCGAGGCGGCTGTTGCGGCCGTGGCACCTGCCGATGACCAGGACATTACCGATAGCGAGTTTGAACAGCTGCTCGATTCGCTCGATGCGGTCAAGGCGCAAGCCGCGGTCGACGAGCAAATGCAGGGCGAGACTGCCAGTGGCCAAGGTGACGAAATCACTGACGCCGAGTTCGAGTCGCTGCTCGACCAGCTGCACGGCAAAGGCCAGTTCAGTGTCGAAGCTGCGGTACAGCCGGTCGCCGTGCCTGCGGAGGCAGTGAGCGACGAAATTACCGACGAAGAATTCGAGTCGTTGCTCGACCAGTTGCATGGCAAGGGCACGTTCCAGGCCGATGTCTTGCCTGCTGGCAAAGCGCCGGCACCGGTCGCAGTTGAAAGCAGCGCTACCAGCGACGAAATCAGCGAGCACGAGTTCGAGGCCCTGCTGGACCAGTTGCATGGCAAAGGCAAGTTTGGTGGCGATGTTGCGGCGGTCGAGGCCCCTGCTGCTGCCAAGGTGCAAGCGCCTGCCCAGGTCGAGAGCCAGCCGCTGGCCCGGCCGGCCGCTGTTGCCCCGGTGGCTGCTGCCGCCAGCAAGCCTGCGCCGGCTCCCCGTGCGCCAGCTCCGGTCGCAGAGAAGCATGCCGCCAGCGAAGCGGAAACCACCGTTCGCGTCGACACTGCGCGCCTGGACGAAATCATGAACATGGTCGGCGAGCTGGTGCTGGTGCGTAACCGCCTGGTGCGCCTGGGCCTGAACAGCGGCGACGAGGCCATGTCCAAGGCCGTGTCCAACCTCGACGTGGTCACAGCCGACCTGCAGACGGCGGTGATGAAAACCCGCATGCAGCCGATCAAGAAAGTGTTCGGCCGCTTCCCGCGGCTGGTGCGCGACCTTGCCCGCCAGCTGAAGAAAGAGATCAACCTGGAGCTGGTAGGCGAAGAGACCGACCTGGACAAGAACCTGGTCGAGGCCCTGGCCGACCCGTTGGTGCACCTGGTGCGCAACGCTGTCGACCATGGTATCGAGATGCCCGATGAGCGTGACGCTTCGGGCAAGGCCCGCACCGGCCGCGTAGTGCTGTCGGCCGAACAGGAAGGTGACCACATCCTGCTGTCGATCTCTGACGACGGCAAGGGCATGGACCCGAACATCCTGCGCGCCAAGGCCGTGGAAAAAGGCCTGATGGACAAGGATGCCGCTGACCGCCTGAGCGAATCGGACTGCTACAACCTGATCTTCGCCCCGGGCTTCTCGACCAAGACCGAGATCTCCGATGTGTCTGGCCGTGGCGTGGGCATGGACGTGGTGAAAACCAAGATCTCCCAGCTCAACGGTTCGATCAACATCTACTCGGCCAAGGGCCAGGGCTCGAAGATCGTCATCAAGGTGCCACTGACCCTGGCGATCATGCCCACCCTGATGGTGATGCTGGGCAACCAGGCGTTCGCCTTCCCGCTGGTCAACGTCAACGAGATCTTCCATCTCGACCTGTCGCGCACCAACGTGGTCGACGGCCAGGAAGTGGTGATCGTGCGCGACAAGGCGCTGCCGCTGTTCTACCTCAAGCGCTGGCTGGTACAGGGCCAGGTGCACGAAGAGCAGCACGAAGGCCACGTGGTGATCCTGTCGGTCGGCACGCAACGCATCGGCTTTGTCGTCGATCAACTGGTTGGCCAGGAAGAAGTGGTAATCAAGCCGCTGGGCAAGATGCTGCAGGGCACCCCGGGCATGTCCGGGGCCACCATCACCGGTGACGGTCGCATTGCGTTGATTCTCGACGTCCCGAGCATGCTCAAGCGTTACGCCGCGCGGCGTATTTGA
- a CDS encoding chemotaxis response regulator CheY: MKILIVDDFSTMRRIIKNLLRDLGFTNTDEADDGITALPMLQRGAYDFLVTDWNMPGMSGIDLLRKVRADEQLKTLPVLMVTAEAKRDQIIEAAQAGVNGYVVKPFTAQVLKEKIEKIFERVNG, from the coding sequence ATGAAAATCCTCATCGTTGACGACTTTTCGACGATGCGGCGGATCATCAAGAACCTGTTGCGTGACTTGGGCTTCACCAACACCGACGAAGCCGACGATGGCATCACTGCGCTGCCGATGCTGCAAAGGGGCGCCTACGACTTCCTGGTGACCGACTGGAACATGCCCGGCATGTCCGGCATCGACCTGCTGCGCAAAGTGCGTGCCGACGAGCAGTTGAAGACCTTGCCAGTATTGATGGTGACCGCTGAAGCCAAGCGCGACCAGATCATCGAAGCGGCCCAGGCCGGCGTCAATGGTTATGTGGTCAAGCCGTTCACCGCTCAGGTGCTCAAAGAAAAGATCGAGAAGATCTTCGAACGCGTCAACGGCTGA
- the fleN gene encoding flagellar synthesis regulator FleN, protein MGSMHPVQVIAVTGGKGGVGKTNVSVNLSLALAELGRRVMLLDADLGLANVDVLLGLTPKRTLADVIEGRCELRDVMLQGPGGVRIVPAASGTQSMVHLAPAQHAGLIQAFSEIGDNLDVLVIDTAAGIGESVVSFVRAAQEVLLVVCDEPTSITDAYALIKLLNRDYGMNRFRVLANMAQSPQEGRNLFAKLTKVTDRFLDVALQYVGAVPYDECVRKAVQKQRAVYEAFPRSKCALAFKAIAQKVDSWPLPANPRGHLEFFVERLVQPTSAGPVL, encoded by the coding sequence ATGGGTAGCATGCATCCCGTACAGGTGATCGCCGTAACCGGTGGCAAAGGTGGCGTCGGCAAGACTAACGTTTCAGTGAACCTGTCCCTGGCGCTGGCCGAGCTTGGCCGCAGGGTCATGTTGCTGGACGCCGACCTGGGCCTGGCCAACGTCGACGTATTGCTGGGCCTTACCCCCAAACGTACCCTGGCCGATGTCATCGAGGGGCGCTGCGAGCTGCGCGACGTGATGTTGCAGGGCCCTGGCGGTGTGCGCATCGTGCCGGCGGCCTCGGGCACCCAGAGCATGGTGCACCTGGCCCCGGCCCAGCATGCCGGGCTGATCCAGGCGTTCAGTGAAATCGGCGACAACCTCGACGTGCTGGTGATCGACACCGCTGCGGGTATCGGTGAATCGGTGGTCAGCTTCGTTCGCGCCGCCCAGGAAGTGCTGCTGGTGGTGTGCGACGAGCCCACCTCGATCACCGACGCTTACGCCCTGATCAAGCTGCTCAACCGTGACTACGGCATGAACCGGTTCCGTGTGCTGGCCAACATGGCGCAAAGCCCGCAGGAAGGGCGCAACCTGTTCGCCAAGCTGACCAAGGTTACCGACCGCTTCCTCGACGTTGCCCTGCAGTACGTGGGCGCCGTGCCCTACGACGAGTGCGTGCGCAAGGCGGTTCAGAAGCAGCGCGCCGTCTACGAAGCCTTCCCCCGCTCCAAGTGCGCGCTGGCCTTCAAGGCCATTGCCCAGAAGGTCGATAGCTGGCCGCTGCCGGCCAATCCGCGCGGCCACCTGGAGTTCTTCGTCGAGCGCCTGGTGCAACCCACCAGCGCGGGACCCGTGCTATGA
- the fliA gene encoding RNA polymerase sigma factor FliA: protein MSASGFKMYSRAAKDAQYELIERYAPLVKRIAYHLLARLPANVQVEDLIQAGMIGLLEVSNKYDASKGASFETYAGIRIRGAMLDEVRKGDWAPRSVHRNTRMVSDAMRAVEARTGRDAKDHEVAAELQLSLDDYYGILNDTLGSRLFSFDDLLQDGEHEGLHEDGASGHVEPARGLEDERFQAALTEAIANLPERERLVLALYYDEELNLKEIGEVLGVSESRVSQLHSQCAARLRSRLGEWRAR from the coding sequence ATGAGCGCCAGTGGCTTCAAGATGTACAGCAGGGCGGCCAAAGATGCCCAGTACGAGCTGATCGAACGTTATGCCCCGCTGGTCAAGCGCATTGCCTACCACCTGTTGGCACGGTTGCCGGCCAACGTGCAGGTCGAAGACCTGATCCAGGCCGGCATGATCGGCCTGCTTGAAGTGTCCAACAAATATGACGCCAGCAAAGGCGCCAGTTTCGAAACCTATGCCGGCATCCGCATCCGCGGGGCCATGCTGGACGAGGTGCGCAAGGGCGACTGGGCACCGCGTTCGGTGCACCGCAACACCCGCATGGTCAGTGACGCGATGCGTGCCGTTGAAGCCAGAACCGGCCGCGACGCTAAAGATCATGAAGTTGCTGCCGAACTCCAATTGAGTCTCGATGATTACTACGGGATCTTGAACGATACCTTGGGCAGCCGCTTGTTCAGCTTTGACGACCTGTTGCAGGACGGCGAGCACGAGGGGCTGCATGAGGATGGCGCTAGTGGCCATGTGGAACCGGCGCGTGGCCTGGAGGACGAACGCTTCCAGGCTGCCCTGACGGAGGCCATTGCCAACCTGCCGGAGCGTGAGCGCCTGGTGCTGGCGCTGTACTACGACGAAGAGCTGAACCTCAAGGAAATCGGCGAGGTGCTTGGGGTCAGTGAGTCGAGGGTCAGCCAACTGCACAGCCAATGTGCCGCGCGTCTGCGTAGCCGCCTTGGGGAATGGCGGGCTCGTTGA
- a CDS encoding protein phosphatase CheZ, with protein sequence MDSSQTSLGEFESTLKKHAQELVESLERGRFGEAVQLIHELNQTRDRGLYQEVGKLTRELHSAIVSFQIDPTIPQAEEVSQITDATERLSYVVKLTEGAANRTMDLVEESTPVLNDLASEAKALSTDWQRFMRREVAAPEFRDLVKRVDSFLTHSAAGNRKVAGHLNDILLAQDYQDLTGQVIKRVTTLVTEVESNLLKLVLMASQVDRFAGIQHDHDQLRAEKDAEKHPTRGEGPQIHADKREDVVSGQDDVDDLLSSLGF encoded by the coding sequence ATGGATTCATCACAAACGTCTTTGGGCGAGTTCGAATCGACCCTGAAGAAGCATGCCCAGGAGTTGGTCGAAAGCCTGGAGCGGGGCCGTTTCGGCGAAGCGGTGCAGCTGATTCACGAGCTGAACCAGACCCGCGATCGCGGCCTGTATCAGGAAGTCGGCAAGCTGACGCGCGAGCTGCACAGCGCCATTGTCAGCTTCCAGATTGACCCGACCATACCGCAGGCCGAGGAGGTGTCGCAGATTACCGATGCCACCGAGCGCCTGTCGTATGTGGTCAAGCTGACCGAGGGCGCCGCCAACCGCACCATGGACCTGGTCGAAGAAAGCACCCCGGTGCTCAACGACCTGGCCAGCGAAGCCAAGGCCCTGAGCACCGACTGGCAGCGCTTCATGCGCCGCGAAGTGGCAGCGCCGGAGTTTCGTGATCTGGTCAAGCGCGTCGACAGTTTCCTGACGCACAGCGCCGCAGGCAACCGCAAGGTCGCCGGCCACCTCAACGACATTCTGCTGGCCCAGGACTATCAGGACCTGACCGGCCAGGTGATCAAACGCGTCACCACACTGGTGACCGAGGTGGAAAGCAACCTGCTGAAACTGGTGCTGATGGCCAGCCAGGTCGACCGCTTTGCCGGTATCCAGCATGACCACGATCAACTGCGCGCAGAAAAAGATGCAGAAAAACATCCGACTCGGGGTGAAGGTCCGCAGATTCATGCCGATAAGCGTGAAGACGTTGTGTCCGGTCAGGACGATGTCGATGATCTGTTGTCCAGCCTGGGTTTTTAA